A genomic stretch from Desulfonatronospira thiodismutans ASO3-1 includes:
- a CDS encoding SGNH/GDSL hydrolase family protein, with protein sequence MTEKHRLRSIDPMLSFAYSKDDLPLRDDETVIPGFVIMRSGDRVSVNGLRIMILGGSTSGPYFNGNWPRQFRSMLDREGITATVYNGAVSAYSTNQELLKFIRDGLALRPDLVISLSGVNDLGFMHSIRKHPMHHPYTSFILQSLLRNQVRGKQKGDIINDLNFGPPIETTPADQWERNIRLMNAITSEYGIKYYAFLQPTLGIGDYHPTPQEQQMLEAYIHETNGRYLNDAHEFYESALARIKTCEFVFSLVDIFKSTNNIYYNPRHPNADGYAIIANAVFNRLKHSSFFVK encoded by the coding sequence ATGACTGAAAAACATCGCCTAAGAAGCATCGACCCTATGTTGTCTTTTGCGTATAGCAAAGATGATCTCCCATTGAGGGATGACGAGACTGTTATCCCAGGCTTTGTGATCATGCGCAGCGGGGATAGAGTTTCTGTTAATGGCCTTAGGATAATGATCCTTGGCGGCTCCACAAGCGGTCCATATTTTAATGGCAATTGGCCGAGACAGTTTCGAAGTATGTTGGATCGGGAAGGCATCACGGCTACTGTGTATAATGGTGCTGTCAGTGCCTACTCAACAAACCAGGAATTGTTGAAGTTCATTCGAGATGGGTTAGCACTACGCCCTGATCTTGTCATTTCTTTGAGTGGTGTCAATGATCTTGGATTTATGCATTCGATAAGAAAGCATCCCATGCATCACCCTTACACCAGTTTTATTTTGCAATCATTGCTTCGGAATCAAGTACGTGGAAAACAAAAGGGTGATATCATCAATGATCTTAATTTCGGACCACCCATAGAAACTACGCCAGCGGACCAATGGGAGAGAAATATCCGCTTGATGAATGCTATAACCAGTGAATATGGCATTAAGTACTACGCTTTTTTGCAACCCACGCTTGGTATCGGAGATTACCATCCTACGCCGCAGGAACAGCAGATGCTCGAAGCATATATTCATGAAACAAATGGACGGTATTTAAATGACGCACATGAGTTTTATGAATCTGCCCTGGCTCGCATAAAAACATGCGAATTTGTATTCAGTCTTGTTGATATCTTTAAAAGCACAAACAATATCTACTACAACCCACGTCACCCGAATGCAGATGGTTATGCAATTATAGCTAATGCTGTATTTAATCGCCTAAAGCATTCTAGTTTTTTTGTTAAATGA
- a CDS encoding fumarate hydratase C-terminal domain-containing protein — protein sequence MLNELIVTYHIITIFENTVLILDKIIVVNNATISELMTNSLSLGKKILISGFIYTGRDLALPKLICLIESGELTTSGIELQCAVMFHTAVSPAGVGPTSSNKYEIESTIPALSKAGVKIHLGKGRLSPETVKALDDHNSIYAVLPPVTALLESKIIERRVVAFPELGMEALHQLRVEGFPCIVAAAHGKSIFD from the coding sequence TTGTTAAATGAACTAATCGTCACTTATCATATAATTACTATTTTTGAGAATACAGTGTTAATTTTAGATAAAATTATAGTGGTTAATAATGCAACAATTTCTGAGCTAATGACAAATAGTCTATCTCTCGGGAAGAAAATTTTAATTTCAGGCTTTATATATACCGGGCGTGACTTAGCACTACCGAAGTTAATTTGCCTTATTGAATCCGGCGAACTTACTACCTCTGGAATAGAACTCCAGTGTGCAGTCATGTTTCATACTGCGGTCAGCCCTGCAGGCGTAGGTCCGACATCCAGCAATAAATATGAAATAGAAAGCACCATTCCCGCTCTTTCCAAAGCCGGGGTCAAGATCCACTTGGGCAAGGGCAGGTTAAGCCCGGAAACCGTCAAGGCCCTGGATGATCATAATTCCATTTATGCCGTGCTGCCTCCTGTTACTGCCCTGCTGGAGAGCAAGATTATTGAGAGACGGGTGGTCGCTTTCCCGGAACTGGGCATGGAGGCGCTACATCAGCTGCGGGTGGAGGGGTTTCCTTGCATTGTTGCCGCAGCCCATGGGAAATCTATTTTTGATTAA
- a CDS encoding fumarate hydratase: protein MNAISLQARNALMGASTRFSDDKISTLHQALKMETNPNARWVLETILENAKIARESQRPMCDDTGIPHVLLEVGGSRSVGADTLESIQQGIALGMRELPCRPMAVKGDDVQRLEQSAGLDDDPGALALAPVRIRRVDEDVLRLHVLMQGGGPEIRGKTYRVFHQHKLSVIVDEIVNWATEGAALLGCTPCTPAIGIGRTHFEAASLMLDAMTFARFDTQNPIEQEITERINQSNIGPLGLKGRTTALATFLRVGPQRASGVRIVCLRLCCCMEPRVAGVVLR, encoded by the coding sequence ATGAATGCAATTTCATTGCAGGCAAGAAATGCCCTGATGGGTGCATCAACTCGATTTTCCGATGACAAAATTTCTACGCTGCATCAGGCATTAAAAATGGAAACCAACCCCAATGCCAGGTGGGTGCTGGAAACCATTCTTGAAAACGCCAAGATTGCGCGGGAGTCGCAGCGGCCGATGTGTGATGATACGGGCATACCGCATGTTCTGCTTGAAGTAGGGGGAAGCAGGAGCGTGGGGGCGGACACCCTGGAATCCATCCAGCAGGGAATAGCCCTGGGAATGCGCGAACTGCCGTGCAGGCCAATGGCGGTCAAGGGCGACGATGTCCAGCGCCTGGAGCAGTCAGCCGGATTGGATGATGATCCTGGCGCTCTGGCCCTGGCCCCTGTGCGCATCAGGCGGGTGGACGAGGACGTGCTGCGGCTGCATGTGCTAATGCAGGGCGGCGGCCCGGAAATCAGGGGCAAGACGTACAGGGTGTTTCACCAGCACAAACTCTCAGTCATTGTAGATGAAATCGTGAACTGGGCGACGGAGGGCGCGGCCCTGCTAGGATGCACCCCGTGTACTCCGGCCATCGGCATCGGCAGAACCCATTTCGAGGCAGCGTCACTGATGCTGGACGCCATGACCTTTGCCCGGTTTGACACGCAAAACCCCATCGAGCAGGAGATCACCGAGCGGATCAACCAGAGCAACATCGGCCCGCTGGGCCTGAAAGGCCGGACCACTGCGTTGGCCACCTTCCTCCGGGTCGGCCCGCAGCGAGCAAGTGGTGTGCGCATTGTCTGTCTGCGACTTTGTTGCTGTATGGAGCCGCGGGTTGCCGGGGTAGTGCTGAGATAA
- a CDS encoding transposase, producing the protein MPRIARFIRNDRQTVYHVISRTALPGLPIKDTDKDYLLGLIKRLSRLYFVDVLGFAVMGNHFHLVARMHPEDEISNSDIIKRWQDYYGDKVEMPTDRMAEVKKRLCSLGAYVKDIKQNFTRYYNKKHRRKGFFWGGRFKSMIVQEGSTLVNLLAYVDLNPIRAGIVKKPENYRWSSLGYHTQTGNKDGLLDIDFGLKEWNELDPKEIVRKYRQFVYETGAVDAGKGKTIEKKVVEKARKKGYKISRVERFRYRCRYFTDSGVIGGKDFVQEVFDQVKHLLGSKDTRKFTPVGGVEGLYSMKRLGES; encoded by the coding sequence ATGCCCCGCATAGCCCGTTTTATCCGTAATGACCGCCAAACCGTCTACCATGTCATATCCCGTACTGCCCTGCCCGGCCTACCCATCAAGGATACTGACAAGGATTATCTGTTGGGGCTTATCAAAAGACTGAGCAGGCTTTACTTTGTTGACGTGCTTGGGTTTGCGGTCATGGGTAACCATTTCCACCTAGTGGCCCGGATGCACCCTGAGGATGAAATTTCCAACTCAGACATCATCAAGAGATGGCAGGACTATTATGGTGACAAGGTCGAGATGCCTACTGACCGGATGGCTGAGGTCAAGAAGAGGCTTTGCAGCCTTGGGGCCTATGTGAAGGACATCAAGCAGAACTTTACCAGGTATTACAACAAAAAGCACAGGCGGAAGGGATTTTTCTGGGGTGGCCGGTTTAAGAGTATGATTGTACAGGAAGGCAGTACTCTGGTGAACCTGCTTGCTTATGTAGACTTAAACCCTATCCGTGCCGGTATTGTTAAGAAACCGGAGAATTACCGCTGGAGTTCACTTGGTTATCATACCCAGACAGGTAATAAAGACGGTCTGTTGGATATTGATTTCGGGCTCAAGGAATGGAACGAGCTGGACCCCAAAGAGATTGTCCGCAAATACAGGCAATTCGTATATGAAACTGGAGCAGTAGACGCAGGCAAAGGCAAGACCATTGAAAAAAAGGTTGTGGAAAAAGCCAGGAAAAAAGGCTACAAGATATCCCGAGTAGAGCGCTTCAGGTACAGATGCCGGTATTTTACTGATTCTGGAGTTATTGGCGGGAAGGACTTTGTGCAGGAGGTATTTGATCAGGTCAAACACCTGCTGGGGTCCAAGGATACCAGGAAATTTACACCGGTTGGCGGGGTGGAGGGTTTGTATTCTATGAAGCGGCTTGGTGAATCCTGA